From Paraglaciecola sp. L1A13:
CATAAGCTACGAGTGGTGTCTGATACGCCTGAAATACTCTTAGTCGGTCAGGAAATGGTAGAGATTCTGCATGAACTACACATGGATGACGAAACCCTTCAAGCCTCTATGGTTTATCCCTATTGCCAGACGCATGAATTAACCGAAGAACAAATTGAAGAGCAGTTTGGGGTAGGTATTCAAAAGCTTATCACTGGCGTTAGACGTATGGACGCAATTAAGTCTTTGCACACCCGAGCAAACAGTGCCCGTAAGAATGACGAAGAACAGATAGATAATGTTCGCCGTATGTTACTGGCCATGGTTGAGGATGTGCGTGCGGTGGTTATAAAGTTAGCTGAGCGCATTTGCGCTTTGCAGCAGGTCAAATACCAAGACGAAGAAACTCGAGTCTTAGTTGCACGCGAATGTGCAAACATATATGCCCCCTTGGCTAATCGCTTGGGGATTGGGCAGCTTAAATGGGAGTTAGAAGATCTCTCCTTTCGGTATTTACGCCCAGAGACCTACATGCAAATCGCTAATTTATTAGATGAAAAACGCACTGTTCGCCAACAATATATCGAAGATTTCGTACAAGAATTACAAGCTGCTTTAGACGCTCAAAATATCAAAGCTAAGGTTTACGGACGTCCTAAGCATATTTACAGCATCTGGAAAAAAATGCAGAAGAAGCATTTAAGCTTCGAGCAATTGTTTGATATTCGGGCTGTACGCATTATCGCCGATCGCTTGCAAGACTGTTACGGTGCACTTGGCGTAGTGCATTCGAATTGGCAACATATTCCGCGGGAATTTGACGATTATATTGCGACCCCCAAACCTAATGGTTACCAGTCAATACATACGGTGGCCTTAGGTAAAGAAAATAAAACGATTGAAATTCAGATTCGAACTGCTCAAATGCATCAAGACGCGGAGCTGGGTGTTGCGGCTCATTGGCGCTACAAAGAAGGAACAAGCAGCAGTCGTTCAGGCTATGAAGAGCGCATTAATTGGCTACGTAAAATCTTGCTATGGCAAGAAGAAGTCGCTGAGTCGGGCGATTTGGTTGAAGAACTTCGCAGTCAGGTATTTGATGATAGGGTTTATGTATTCACTCCCAAAGGGGATGTGGTAGATCTGCCGCTGGGCTCGACGCCACTGGATTTTGCATACTACATTCATAGCAATGTAGGGCATCGCTGTATTGGTGCAAAAGTCGGCGGACGCATAGTGCCTTTTACCTATGAGCTACGAACTGGCGACCAAGTTGACGTCTTAACGGGCAAAGAGCTAAATCCGAGCCGTGACTGGATGCATCCAGGCTTAGGATATGTGCATTCATCTCGAGCGCGGGCCAAAATTCACACCTATTTTAAAAAGCAAGACCGAGATAAAAACTTAACCGCGGGTAAAGAGATTTTTGAACGCGAATTGCAAAAAGCAGGTATCGAAAATAAGGATATTTCTGCAGCGTGTTCTCGTTACAACATGAATACAGCAGATGATTTATACGCTGCAATCGGCGGTGGTGATATTCGACTTATGCAGGTCGTAAACTATTTGTTGCAGCTTCGCGAACCACCATCAGAAATTGATCCAAGAATAAAGCCTAAAAAACCGCAATCCGATAAATTTAAGAAAGATACTGTGGTGGTCGAAGGGGTGGGCAATCTTATGACCCAAATTGCAGGTTGTTGCCAGCCGTTACCCGGAGAACCTATCCAGGGGTATATCACTCAAGGACGTGGGGTCAGCGTGCATCGAGAAGATTGCGATCAGTTAAGTAATTTATTGGATCAGCATCCTGAGCGCGAAATTGACGTGGATTGGGCTAGTAATATCAGCGCATCATTTCAAACTTACGTACAAGTTTTTTGCAGTGATAGAGACGGCTTGTTGCGAGATATCACCACTGTTTTAGCCAATGAAAAAATCGGTTTACTTGGGGTTAACAGTGCCAGTGACGTCAAATCGGGTTTAGCGCGTATATCATTGCGTTTAGAGGTTAAAGATTTAGTCGGTTTGTCCCGCGTTATGACACGTATTGAAGGGATAAAAGGCGTTGAGATGGTGCAAAGAACAGACAATTAATAATGGCAGATTCAATTTTGGAAAATCGATTGGCACAGCAGGATACTAAGAGCAGCACACAAGAAACTGCGCTAGACGAGTTACTTAACATTATGCGCCAGTTAAGAGATCCGGTTTCTGGGTGCGAATGGGACAAACAGCAGACATTCGCAAGTGTTGCGCCTTATACCATTGAGGAAGCATACGAAGTTGCTGACGCTATTGATAAAGGGGATATGGAACATATCCGCGATGAGTTGGGCGACCTGCTATTTCAAGTGGTGTTCTACGCACAAATTGCACAAGAGCAAGGTGAGTTTACGTTTGATGATGTTGCTAAAGGCATTGCAGATAAGATGCGCCGACGTCACCCCCATATATTTGCCGGACCTGATGGCAAAAAAATACCTGTTCAAAAAGGGCAATGGGAGCAGATAAAAAACCAAGAGCGTATTGATGCGGGTAAAACGGAAGATAACAGTTTATTAGCAAACGTACCTACTGGGATGTCACCATTGCTCAGAGCACAAAAATTGCAGCAAAAATGTGCCAAGGTTGGCTTTGATTGGCCGGAGCTCGCTCCCGTGCTAGATAAATTGCAAGAAGAAATAGTTGAAGTGCTGGACGAAGTGAACGCGCCTATTCCCGATCAATGTGCAATTGAAGACGAAATTGGCGATGTGTTGTTTTCGGTGGTCAATTTGGCTCGTCATGTGAATGTTGATGCACAAACGGCATTACGCAAAGCGTCTAATAAGTTTGAGAAGCGCTTTAGACAGGTAGAATTAATTGCTAACCAACAAGGGCGAGCAATAATTG
This genomic window contains:
- the relA gene encoding GTP diphosphokinase, which translates into the protein MVAIRKVHESKRPPFDEWLDSLSLSDECKHKLRVVSDTPEILLVGQEMVEILHELHMDDETLQASMVYPYCQTHELTEEQIEEQFGVGIQKLITGVRRMDAIKSLHTRANSARKNDEEQIDNVRRMLLAMVEDVRAVVIKLAERICALQQVKYQDEETRVLVARECANIYAPLANRLGIGQLKWELEDLSFRYLRPETYMQIANLLDEKRTVRQQYIEDFVQELQAALDAQNIKAKVYGRPKHIYSIWKKMQKKHLSFEQLFDIRAVRIIADRLQDCYGALGVVHSNWQHIPREFDDYIATPKPNGYQSIHTVALGKENKTIEIQIRTAQMHQDAELGVAAHWRYKEGTSSSRSGYEERINWLRKILLWQEEVAESGDLVEELRSQVFDDRVYVFTPKGDVVDLPLGSTPLDFAYYIHSNVGHRCIGAKVGGRIVPFTYELRTGDQVDVLTGKELNPSRDWMHPGLGYVHSSRARAKIHTYFKKQDRDKNLTAGKEIFERELQKAGIENKDISAACSRYNMNTADDLYAAIGGGDIRLMQVVNYLLQLREPPSEIDPRIKPKKPQSDKFKKDTVVVEGVGNLMTQIAGCCQPLPGEPIQGYITQGRGVSVHREDCDQLSNLLDQHPEREIDVDWASNISASFQTYVQVFCSDRDGLLRDITTVLANEKIGLLGVNSASDVKSGLARISLRLEVKDLVGLSRVMTRIEGIKGVEMVQRTDN
- the mazG gene encoding nucleoside triphosphate pyrophosphohydrolase, whose amino-acid sequence is MADSILENRLAQQDTKSSTQETALDELLNIMRQLRDPVSGCEWDKQQTFASVAPYTIEEAYEVADAIDKGDMEHIRDELGDLLFQVVFYAQIAQEQGEFTFDDVAKGIADKMRRRHPHIFAGPDGKKIPVQKGQWEQIKNQERIDAGKTEDNSLLANVPTGMSPLLRAQKLQQKCAKVGFDWPELAPVLDKLQEEIVEVLDEVNAPIPDQCAIEDEIGDVLFSVVNLARHVNVDAQTALRKASNKFEKRFRQVELIANQQGRAIIETPLTELEVFWQQAKELSS